From Nicotiana tabacum cultivar K326 chromosome 20, ASM71507v2, whole genome shotgun sequence, one genomic window encodes:
- the LOC107806316 gene encoding uncharacterized protein LOC107806316 — protein MRIQYLQIRIAANATLDQRVYNKPSIDQIAAIWVDGNNPNVPFDREIIVHEHSGNKHRVKHYYGCYDPLQYPLFFQMERLAGTKEYTNINQKEVQQFVVDMYIKLETIRLEFFRLQQALLRREILQGIVDSIMAGEYRGDKVGQRVILPASFIGGPRDMRRRYMDAMALVQRFGKPDLFITMTCNPDWVEIQENLCEGQLAQDRPDLVTRVFRAKLQDLKDQIFKKKIFGPVAAHVFVVEFQKRGLPHIHLLIILEQGYKITLADQYDKFISAELPDEEEYPLLHDLVVKHMMHGPCGKHRPTNSCMKDGQCKNHYPRPFSNKSIQGKDGYPIYKRRNDGKIVNVRGMRMNNQCVVYIEPDDGEKVVDEIQNFQDARWVSPPEALWRIYEFNLSEMQPPVINLQLHLPDRQTANPREGERYYLRLLLNHVRGPLSFKDLLTVNGRECETFKEAAKERGLLESTTVFQNAYVKRSSSKCHRH, from the exons ATGAGAATCCAATATTTACAAATTCGAATTGCTGCCAATGCTACACTGGATCAACGTGTCTACAACAAACCATCGATAGATCAAATTGCTGCAATTTGGGTAGATGGAAACAATCCAAATGTACCATTCGATAGAGAGATTATTGTTCATGAGCATTCCGGCAACAAACATAGAGTCAAACATTATTATGGTTGCTATGACCCACTCCAATATCCTCTGTTTTTCCAAATGGAGAGGTTGGCTGGCACCAAGGAATACACAAATATAAATCAAAAAGAGGTGCAA CAATTTGTGGTTGACATGTACATCAAGTTAGAAACAATAAGACTTGAATTCTTTAGATTACAGCAAGCATTACTTAGAAGGGAAATATTACAAGGTATAGTTGATAGTATCATGGCTGGAGAATATAGAGGAGATAAAGTTGGTCAAAGAGTAATATTGCCGGCATCATTCATCGGAGGCCCTAGAGATATGCGCCGTAGGTATATGGATGCAATGGCTTTGGTTCAACGTTTTGGAAAACCAGATTTATTTATCACAATGACATGTAATCCCGATTGGGTGGAGATCCAGGAAAATCTATGTGAAGGACAACTTGCACAAGATAGACCAGACTTAGTGACTAGAGTTTTTAGGGCAAAATTACAAGATTTAAAGGATcagatttttaagaaaaaaatatttggtcCTGTTGCGGCACATGTCTTCGTGGTTGAATTTCAAAAAAGAGGCCTACCACACATACACCTTTTGATAATACTTGAACAAGGGTACAAGATAACATTAGCAGACCAATATGACAAGTTTATTTCTGCGGAACTTCCTGATGAAGAAGAATATCCACTCTTGCATGACTTAGTTGTCAAGCATATGATGCATGGTCCATGTGGAAAACATCGTCCAACAAATTCATGCATGAAGGATGGTCAGTGCAAGAATCACTATCCTAGGCCATTTAGTAATAAATCAATACAAGGAAAGGATGGATACCCTATTTataagagaagaaatgatggaAAGATCGTAAATGTCCGTGGCATGAGAATGAATAATCA GTGTGTTGTTTATATTGAACCAGATGATGGAGAAAAAGTAGTTGATGAAATCCAAAATTTTCAAGACGCACGTTGGGTATCTCCGCCAGAAGCACTATGGAGAATTTATGAATTCAATCTCAGTGAAATGCAACCTCCTGTCATTAACCTTCAACTACATCTCCCGGATAGACAAACAG CTAATCCTAGAGAAGGCGAAAGGTATTATTTGAGATTATTGTTGAATCACGTCAGAGGACCCTTATCATTTAAAGACTTGCTAACTGTTAATGGAAGAGAGTGTGAAACATTCAAAGAAGCTGCAAAGGAAAGAGGTTTATTAGAATCAACAACAGTATTTCAGAATGCTTACGTGAAGCGGTCCTCTTCAAAATGCCATCGGCACTGA
- the LOC107806317 gene encoding uncharacterized protein At3g49055: MASAGEEDNDAVLSDVEADDPLPIDINSPPPEDVSIEKFHEILAELDRERQSRLAAENSKSELQVSFNRLRVLAHEAIKKRDEHSRQRDEALREKEEVSRTVEKVTDELKEAIKQKDDFAKQLEEVKKAKESMRTEMETSGSMLVSGIDKISGKVSQFKNFVAGGLPRSPKYTGLPAVSYGVIKRMNEIVEELLRQIESTTKSWNEAREQMEHRNYEIAIEVSELEAKISGLREEVAKKASVVDSLEKSVSEKDEKLSELEGVMCEKQNALESEVVGLRDLVSEYEGRLSSSETKLEMQRPLLAEQLKYVGNIHEQIYNAVKVVDARKASELSESLFLAQEMDMEENIRAVLAGLESIYEMSEFVVHKTRDLLEERSREVKKLNESVSQLVKEKEQIGSLLRSALSKRISVDLSSKTNELFKIAENGLREAGINYKFNNRVGDGKIPASDNKKDAANTEEDEVYALAGALENIIRQSQVEIIDLKHTVEELRAESSLLKEHVETQVKELSQWKQRVEELEEKERVANENVEGLMMDITAAEEEITRWKIAAQQEAAAGKAVEQECDAQLSAVRQELEAAKEAVLESEKKLKFKEETADAAIAARDAAEKSLRLADLRASRLRDKVEELTRQLEELDGRETSRTALNRPRYICWPWQWLGLDLVGTRRVETQQESANEMELSEPLL; this comes from the exons ATGGCGAGCGCCGGTGAGGAAGACAACGACGCTGTACTGAGCGACGTGGAGGCGGATGATCCGCTACCTATTGATATAAATTCTCCGCCACCGGAAGATGTCTCAATTGAGAAATTCCATGAGATTCTTGCGGAGCTGGATCGAGAGCGGCAATCTCGATTAGCCGCAGAGAATTCGAAATCGGAATTGCAAGTTTCGTTTAACAGATTGAGAGTTCTCGCTCATGAAGCAATCAAAAAGCGCGATGAGCACTCGAGACAACGCGATGAAGCATTACGGGAAAAGGAAGAAGTTTCTAGAACAGTCGAGAAGGTAACGGATGAACTAAAAGAAGCGATTAAGCAGAAAGATGATTTTGCTAAGCAGTTAGAGGAAGTGAAAAAAGCGAAAGAATCAATGAGAACTGAGATGGAAACTTCTGGTTCAATGTTAGTTAGTGGAATTGATAAAATATCTGGAAAAGTTAGTCAATTTAAGAATTTTGTAGCTGGTGGATTACCTAGGTCACCGAAATACACAGGATTGCCAGCTGTCTCGTATGGTGTGATCAAACGGATGAATGAGATTGTAGAGGAGCTTTTAAGACAGATTGAATCAACAACAAAGTCATGGAACGAGGCACGGGAACAAATGGAACACAGGAATTATGAAATTGCTATTGAAGTTTCAGAGTTAGAGGCGAAGATTAGTGGTTTGAGAGAGGAGGTTGCGAAGAAAGCTTCAGTTGTCGACAGTTTAGAGAAATCTGTAAGTGAAAAAGATGAGAAACTATCGGAGTTGGAAGGAGTGATGTGTGAGAAGCAAAATGCATTGGAGAGTGAAGTGGTTGGATTGAGGGATTTGGTGAGTGAATACGAGGGTAGGTTAAGCAGTTCAGAAACAAAGCTGGAAATGCAAAGACCATTACTTGCTGAGCAACTGAAATATGTTGGGAATATACACGAACAGATTTATAATGCTGTTAAGGTTGTTGATGCGAGGAAGGCATCTGAGTTGTCGGAATCCTTGTTTCTTGCGCAAGAGATGGACATGGAAGAGAATATAAGGGCGGTTTTAGCGGGATTGGAATCTATTTATGAAATGAGTGAATTCGTTGTCCATAAAACGAGGGATTTGTTAGAGGAGAGGAGTCGTGAAGTGAAAAAACTAAATGAGTCAGTTTCTCaattagtaaaagaaaaagaacaaattggGTCTTTACTGAGAAGTGCTCTTTCAAAGAGAATTTCAGTGGATTTATCATCCAAAACAAATGAATTGTTTAAGATAGCGGAAAATGGATTGAGAGAAGCTGGGATAAATTACAAGTTCAATAATCGTGTTGGCGATGGCAAGATCCCTGCTTCTGATAATAAAAAGGATGCAGCGAATACAGAAGAGGATGAAGTATATGCTTTG GCTGGTGCATTAGAAAATATAATTAGGCAGTCTCAGGTTGAGATCATTGACCTAAAACATACTGTGGAAGAGCTAAG GGCAGAGTCAAGTTTACTGAAGGAACATGTGGAAACACAAGTGAAGGAACTCAGCCAATGGAAGCAACGTGTGGAGGAACTTGAAGAGAAGGAGAGGGTGGCAAATGAAAAT GTTGAAGGGCTTATGATGGACATCACTGCCGCTGAAGAAGAAATTACACGGTGGAAAATCGCTGCACAGCAAGAAGCTGCTGCAGGTAAAGCTGTTGAACAAGAATGTGATGCACAG TTGTCGGCTGTACGCCAGGAGCTTGAGGCAGCGAAGGAAGCCGTACTAGAGTCTGAGAAGAAGCTCAAATTCAAAGAAGAAACAGCTGATGCAGCCATAGCTGCAAGAGATGCAGCTGAGAAATCATTGAGACTGGCAGATTTAAGAGCATCGAGGCTGAGGGATAAAGTGGAAGAGCTCACTCGTCAGCTTGAAGAGCTAGATGGCAGGGAAACATCCAGAACTGCTCTAAACAGGCCAAGATACATATGCTGGCCATGGCAATGGCTTGGCTTAGATTTGGTAGGTACGAGACGTGTAGAGACACAACAAGAGAGTGCCAATGAAATGGAACTTTCTGAACCCCTTCTTTGA
- the LOC107806315 gene encoding replication protein A 70 kDa DNA-binding subunit B-like translates to MASEKELLDQCVPINSLRVSDSSWVIRVLVFGSGIVKEFNNKTNQGTRKIVTLVDEEGTKIHATLFNGYIELWKNYLQQNKIYYIINGRINSANPNFQSVHNELEIGFKENTLVEESNSHFSTIGFSNNFISFDEASKCTNGTIFDIVGILVDIKPSMGEGSKKRREIVLINEMVDRKTVTLWNDFSEIDGQVLQKLIDEKPVVAACDVRKTSYRGNFSISTTYVSSIMINPKFEKAVALQKWHDYKKAKNIDISLLPSIQLKNAREVKIEDIKDDSFDNKEDTYFKFNARIKDIMNKDEPWYSSCKKCYKKVDVINNIAKCHHCGVENVDYQERYILKLEVFDKKERCYVTLFESTRYLLGCDVTTYIQSISQKKEEFKFYRKLVLSREKEFTFLVKIDSKNGGDRDGRRFIAEEIQEVEKLLQLK, encoded by the exons ATGGCCAGTGAAAAGGAATTGTTAGACCAATGTGTCCCAATTAATAGTCTAAGAGTATCCGATTCAAGTTGGGTAATACGAGTGTTAGTGTTTGGGAGTGGAATAGTAAAAGAATTCAACAATAAAACAAATCAAGGCACCCGAAAAATTGTGACATTAGTTGACGAAGAG GGAACAAAAATTCACGCTACACTTTTCAATGGTTATATTGAGTTGTGGAAAAATTATTTACAACAAAACAAGATCTATTATATCATAAACGGACGCATCAATAGTGCAAATCCGAATTTTCAATCAGTGCACAACGAGCTTGAGATTGGATTTAAGGAAAATACGTTAGTTGAAGAAAGCAATAGTCACTTTTCGACCATTggtttttcaaataattttatttcattcGATGAGGCATCAAAGTGCACCAATGGAACAATTTTTG ATATAGTTGGAATTTTAGTGGATATTAAACCCTCCATGGGAGAAGGTTCAAAGAAACGAAGGGAGATAGTGCTTATCAACGAGAT GGTTGATAGAAAGACTGTAACCTTATGGAATGATTTCTCAGAGATAGACGGTCAAGTACTACAAaaattgattgatgaaaaacctGTCGTTGCGGCATGTGATGTTAGGAAAACATCATATAGAG GAAATTTTTCAATATCTACTACATACGTTAGTAGTATAATGATAAATCCAAAGTTTGAAAAGGCGGTAGCTCTCCAAAAATG GCATGACTATAAAAAGGCAAAAAACATAGATATTAGTTTATTGCCAAGTATACAACTGAAAAATGCTCGAGAAGTAAAGATTGAGGACATCAAAGATGATTCGTTCGACAATAAAGAG GATACATATTTTAAATTTAATGCAAGAATAAAAGATATAATGAACAAAGACGAACCATGGTATTCTTCTTGCAAGAAATGTTACAAGAAAGTGGACGTTATAAATAATATTGCAAAATGTCATCATTGTGGCGTCGAGAATGTTGATTACCAGGAAAG GTATATTCTAAAGCTTGAGGTGTTTGATAAGAAAGAACGTTGTTATGTTACACTGTTTGAATCTACAAGATACTTGCTTGGTTGTGATGTTACAACGTATATAcaatcaatatctcaaaag AAAGAAGAATTCAAATTTTATCGCAAATTGGTGTTGAGTCGGGAAAAAGAGTTCACCTTTCTTGTCAAAATTGATTCCAAAAATGGTGGCGATCGAGATGGAAGACGATTTATTGCGGAGGAGATCCAGGAAGTTGAAAAATTGCTGCAATTGAAATAG